From Watersipora subatra chromosome 8, tzWatSuba1.1, whole genome shotgun sequence, a single genomic window includes:
- the LOC137402366 gene encoding uncharacterized protein → MSNENRLAFYGVVRLQVQLRDVKIEEVFVASKISKDAIIGMPFLVAHQCTMNFEQPIVTVWGRSLIFTNRQGQLLLGKVQMLHDVVVPARTDITVPCRVTTKNPCLLELIDSCPGGPLMANSLNRPGLKGGVTARCLNLTNHPYHLRAGSVVGSYTGVEDHQVDDEPPFSGPGPTLGGVEATPGVKVPAHLKDLYMSAKKNCQRLDQLARLEQLLVHYQHIFSRGDKGVFHTSQLQHSILLKEGTRPIRQPPYLLGPEKKAEAELQDAYLLSRIDDSLDALSGRRYFSKLDLVSGYWQVPLDAVAQEKSVFTTRFGLWK, encoded by the exons ATGTCCAATGAGAACCGGCTGGCATTCTACGGGGTTGTTCGCCTGCAAGTACAACTCCGGGACGTAAAGATCGAGGAGGTCTTTGTGGCGAGTAAGATAAGCAAGGACGCTATCATAGGGATGCCTTTCCTGGTGGCTCACCAGTGCACAATGAACTTCGAGCAGCCCATCGTGACCGTGTGGGGTCGTTCCTTGATCTTCACAAACCGACAGGGCCAGTTGCTCCTGGGTAAAGTTCAAATGTTGCACGACGTGGTAGTACCCGCCAGGACGGATATAACAGTGCCTTGCCGAGTCACCACGAAAAACCCCTGCCTGCTCGAATTAATAGATAGTTGCCCCGGTGGACCGCTTATGGCCAACAGTTTAAACCGGCCTGGGCTGAAGGGAGGCGTGACAGCTAGGTGTCTCAATCTCACAAACCACCCCTATCACTTGCGGGCAGGGTCGGTCGTCGGCAGCTACACGGGAGTAGAGGACCATCAGGTGGATGACGAACCACCTTTCTCCGGACCCGGGCCCACCTTGGGAGGCGTAGAAGCAACGCCGGGTGTAAAGGTGCCAGCCCACCTGAAAGATCTCTACATGTCTGCCAAAAAAAATTGCCAAAGGCTGGACCAGCTGGCACGGCTGGAGCAGCTACTGGTGCATTATCAGCACATCTTTAGCAGGGGAGACAAGGGTGTGTTCCATACCTCCCAGTTGCAGCACTCCATTCTATTGAAGGAAGGTACTCGCCCCATCCGACAGCCACCCTACCTGCTGGGGCCAGAAAAAAAGGCAGAGGCTGAGCTGCAG GACGCCTACCTCCTCTCCCGGATTGACGACAGCCTCGATGCCCTCTCCGGCAGACGTTATTTTAGCAAACTCGACCTAgtgagcgggtattggcaggtacccctggaCGCAGTCGCACAGGAAAAGTCTGTATTCACAACCCGATTTGGGCTCTGGAAATAG